The Hymenobacter sp. DG01 genome has a segment encoding these proteins:
- a CDS encoding ferritin-like domain-containing protein, with product MSDSASSFPGRALRRRSFLRVAGATVASSALLLAGCNDDDEVAPVTTNSNTLVLTNNTVGLLNYLYLLEQLQAALFQKVVDAFPSDFTADDRAAFIDLRDHEVIHRETLKYLLDTSVYDINVGTNVLVFKFDSFNLSTRSGAYTAARTLKELSVSAYNGISRMVLESKEQPTFQAHLKLLVKMASVESRHAAFVRDQLQPNSFAASDVIGTNGLDSSKTPAEVAPLIAAYLPITLDVTALIFI from the coding sequence ATGTCTGACTCAGCATCCTCCTTTCCGGGGCGCGCGTTGCGCCGCCGCTCTTTCCTCCGGGTAGCGGGGGCTACCGTCGCTTCTTCGGCCCTGCTGCTGGCGGGCTGCAACGACGACGATGAAGTAGCTCCTGTCACTACCAACAGCAATACCCTGGTTCTTACCAACAACACGGTAGGCCTGCTAAACTACCTGTACCTGCTGGAGCAGCTGCAGGCGGCCCTCTTTCAGAAAGTGGTGGATGCTTTCCCCTCTGACTTTACGGCCGACGACCGCGCTGCCTTCATTGACCTGCGCGACCATGAGGTAATTCACCGCGAAACGCTGAAGTACCTCCTCGATACCAGCGTCTACGATATCAACGTGGGTACCAACGTACTGGTCTTCAAGTTCGATTCCTTCAACCTGAGCACCCGGAGCGGGGCCTATACTGCCGCCCGCACCCTCAAGGAGCTTAGTGTATCGGCCTACAACGGCATCAGCCGCATGGTGCTGGAATCCAAGGAACAACCCACGTTTCAGGCCCACCTGAAGCTACTGGTGAAAATGGCCTCGGTAGAGTCGCGCCACGCGGCCTTTGTGCGCGACCAGCTGCAGCCCAACTCGTTTGCTGCTTCCGATGTGATAGGGACTAATGGCCTCGACAGCTCCAAAACGCCCGCCGAAGTAGCCCCGCTGATTGCGGCCTACCTCCCCATCACGCTCGACGTTACCGCTCTGATCTTCATCTAG
- a CDS encoding ferritin-like domain-containing protein encodes MNLFKIISELEKVDPEIMDRLTHRRSALTALGDLSKKMAMAAAPIAIGSAFNKALGQNTLTTVTDVLNYALLLERLEYSFYDQALKAATLTVPLTGAARTAIETIRAHEMAHVTLLTSALGSAASPAPANGFNFGTAFSTYDTFLTFAQAFEDTGVRAYKGQAVAIKTAGNPNNVLQTALQIHSVEARHAAHIRYMRRGATAGNQTTIMPWIVNADANGAPAPVYGAGNPVATFPAEGNVAQGGITNLTTALGATYDAADVSAAFDEGLDSTTVTNIAKSVVVF; translated from the coding sequence ATGAACCTGTTCAAGATAATTTCCGAGCTGGAGAAGGTTGATCCTGAAATCATGGACCGCCTCACCCACCGCCGTAGCGCCCTCACTGCCCTCGGCGACCTGAGCAAGAAAATGGCGATGGCCGCGGCTCCTATTGCCATTGGCTCGGCTTTCAACAAGGCCCTGGGCCAGAACACCCTGACCACCGTCACGGATGTACTCAACTACGCGCTGCTATTGGAGCGCCTGGAGTATAGCTTCTACGACCAAGCTCTGAAGGCCGCTACCCTTACTGTACCGCTGACCGGTGCAGCCCGTACGGCCATTGAAACCATCCGGGCCCACGAAATGGCTCACGTTACGCTGCTGACCTCAGCCTTAGGCTCAGCGGCCTCGCCGGCTCCGGCTAATGGCTTCAACTTCGGCACGGCCTTTTCTACCTACGATACCTTCCTGACCTTTGCCCAGGCCTTCGAGGACACCGGGGTGCGGGCTTACAAGGGCCAGGCCGTGGCCATCAAAACGGCCGGCAACCCCAATAACGTGCTCCAGACGGCCCTGCAGATTCACTCCGTAGAAGCCCGCCACGCCGCTCACATCCGTTACATGCGGCGCGGGGCCACGGCCGGCAACCAAACCACCATCATGCCCTGGATTGTGAATGCCGATGCCAACGGCGCTCCGGCTCCGGTGTACGGCGCCGGCAACCCAGTGGCTACCTTCCCCGCCGAGGGCAACGTAGCCCAGGGTGGTATTACCAACCTGACCACGGCTCTGGGTGCTACCTACGATGCTGCCGACGTAAGCGCCGCCTTCGACGAAGGCCTCGACAGCACGACGGTTACCAACATTGCCAAATCGGTGGTGGTTTTCTAG
- a CDS encoding ferritin-like domain-containing protein has product MSNITQKGGDEAEFAKPLYTPIKRRSFFMYAGATAGATALLLSGCDDDDDNVTMNNGTVSLGSGDVGVLNYAYALEQLEAAFYAQVVATPYSGITADERTALTAISKHEAIHRDFFKAALTAAAPGQIIPGLNPDFSKVNFSDRNSVLTTARTFEDLGVAAYNGAGSLIKTNDYLLIAGKIVSVEARHAAYIRDLLVPGSFSGSDVVNAQGLDQALTVTQVLTAAQPFIKETLNGDNVGK; this is encoded by the coding sequence ATGTCCAACATCACGCAAAAAGGCGGCGACGAAGCGGAATTCGCCAAGCCGCTCTACACGCCCATTAAGCGGCGCTCGTTCTTTATGTATGCTGGCGCTACGGCGGGTGCTACGGCCCTGCTGCTCTCTGGCTGCGACGACGACGATGACAACGTGACCATGAATAATGGCACGGTTAGCCTGGGCTCCGGCGACGTGGGCGTGCTGAACTACGCCTACGCCCTGGAGCAGCTGGAAGCTGCGTTTTACGCCCAGGTAGTAGCCACTCCTTACTCAGGCATTACGGCCGACGAGCGGACGGCACTAACGGCCATTTCCAAGCACGAAGCCATTCACCGCGACTTTTTCAAGGCGGCCCTGACGGCAGCGGCTCCCGGCCAGATTATTCCGGGCCTGAATCCTGACTTCAGCAAAGTAAATTTCTCTGACCGGAACTCGGTGCTGACCACGGCCCGCACCTTCGAGGACCTGGGGGTAGCGGCCTACAACGGAGCTGGCTCCCTGATCAAAACCAACGACTACCTGCTGATTGCCGGCAAAATCGTGTCGGTGGAAGCCCGCCACGCCGCTTATATCCGCGACCTGCTGGTGCCCGGTAGCTTCTCGGGCAGTGATGTGGTCAACGCCCAAGGCCTCGACCAGGCCCTGACGGTAACGCAGGTGCTGACTGCCGCCCAGCCGTTTATCAAGGAAACCCTTAACGGCGACAACGTCGGTAAGTAA
- a CDS encoding BatD family protein — protein sequence MRLLFVLLGVLWLSSGGLRAQQPAPTADIVLGKPAFPINEYYTISFRLRGAPLERYSAFPELEGFKKSGKSSTTTTRTVNGQSSTELTITQRYAAFAEGTFAVKPFSMTVNGLTIRSEGASLRVGPQQTTPTPPAASGSGPLQGIGLLDQLFGKPKPQEYIEPQDQAFLALVPDKARVYVGQGLHVGLYFYLAPQDQAVLNFHNFAGQLPGIIRQLRQRTVWEESFDEQEVLPENVTVGGKPFLRYRLWEAELYPLNTQSLVFPAVGLQMVKYRVAKKPAAGLDNRMEGYKIYYSAARTVPVVALPPHPLRDQVPVGNYRVKEAIDRTTFRTGQAFAYTFSLEGEGNLATLNLEAPAPSAAVEVYGPEVQQQLTREGGRVGGRKSFRFRLVARRPGPLALDTLFQMVVFNPTTAHYDTLRAELRPILRGAAQATSAFRGRLDDPFYRVALAEAEAVPRPRDTYRNVRRYANLVVLGLLLLAGVGWWRAKR from the coding sequence ATGCGCTTGCTGTTTGTTCTTCTGGGGGTGCTGTGGCTGAGCAGCGGAGGGCTGCGGGCGCAGCAGCCGGCCCCCACCGCCGACATCGTCCTCGGTAAGCCGGCTTTTCCCATCAACGAGTACTATACCATCAGCTTCCGGCTGCGGGGCGCCCCGCTGGAGCGGTACTCGGCGTTTCCGGAGCTGGAGGGCTTCAAAAAGAGCGGTAAGTCGAGCACAACTACCACCCGCACGGTCAACGGGCAAAGCTCCACGGAACTGACCATCACCCAGCGCTACGCGGCTTTTGCGGAAGGGACCTTCGCGGTGAAACCCTTCAGCATGACGGTCAATGGCCTGACGATTCGCTCGGAAGGAGCCAGCCTGCGCGTGGGGCCCCAGCAAACCACCCCCACGCCGCCTGCCGCCAGTGGCAGCGGCCCGCTGCAAGGCATTGGCCTGCTCGATCAGCTGTTTGGCAAGCCCAAGCCCCAGGAGTACATAGAGCCACAGGACCAGGCTTTTCTGGCTTTGGTGCCCGATAAAGCCCGGGTGTACGTGGGCCAGGGCCTGCACGTAGGGCTGTACTTCTACCTGGCCCCCCAGGACCAGGCCGTTCTGAACTTTCACAATTTTGCCGGCCAGCTGCCCGGCATTATCCGGCAACTGCGCCAGCGCACCGTGTGGGAGGAAAGCTTTGACGAGCAGGAAGTGCTGCCCGAAAACGTGACGGTAGGAGGCAAGCCCTTCCTGCGCTACCGGCTGTGGGAGGCCGAACTGTATCCGCTTAATACTCAGTCCTTGGTGTTTCCGGCTGTGGGGCTGCAGATGGTGAAGTACCGGGTAGCTAAAAAGCCCGCTGCCGGGCTCGATAACCGGATGGAGGGCTACAAAATTTACTATTCGGCGGCCCGCACGGTGCCGGTGGTGGCCCTGCCCCCGCACCCCCTCCGCGACCAGGTTCCGGTGGGCAACTACCGGGTAAAAGAGGCCATTGACCGCACCACGTTCCGGACCGGACAGGCGTTTGCCTACACGTTTAGCCTGGAGGGTGAAGGCAACCTGGCCACTCTGAATCTGGAGGCGCCGGCCCCCTCAGCCGCCGTGGAAGTGTACGGACCCGAAGTGCAGCAGCAACTGACCCGCGAAGGTGGACGGGTAGGTGGGCGCAAAAGCTTCCGGTTTCGGCTGGTAGCCCGGCGGCCGGGCCCGCTGGCTTTGGATACCCTGTTTCAGATGGTCGTATTCAACCCGACTACTGCTCACTACGATACGCTGCGGGCTGAGCTACGGCCGATACTCCGGGGGGCAGCACAGGCAACGTCCGCCTTCCGGGGGCGACTCGATGACCCATTTTACCGGGTGGCCCTTGCCGAGGCCGAGGCCGTGCCCCGCCCCCGCGACACCTACCGGAACGTGCGGCGCTATGCCAACCTGGTAGTGCTGGGGCTGCTGCTGCTGGCCGGGGTAGGCTGGTGGCGAGCCAAAAGGTGA
- the aroC gene encoding chorismate synthase → MNTFGTLFRITTFGESHGPGVGVVIDGCPAGLPITEAEIQAALDRRRPGQSDLTTPRKEADRVEIQSGIFGGFTTGTPISLLIRNQDQHSHDYSHIEHAYRPSHADYTYDQKYGRRDYRGGGRSSARETAARVAAGAVAQKLLDQHGIQVQSYVSQVGAVAVPMGYEQLDLSLIDSNPVRCPHPETAERMADLIRQTRDRHDTVGGLVTAVVRGVPAGLGEPVFDKLHSELGRAMLSINAVKGFEYGSGFAGVLLFGSEHNDPFYTDEAGQVRTRTNHSGGIQGGISNGQDIYFRVAFKPVATILQSQATINDQGQEITLAGRGRHDPCVLPRAVPIVDAMTSLVLADMLLRARANRV, encoded by the coding sequence ATGAACACCTTCGGCACCCTGTTTCGCATTACCACTTTCGGGGAATCACACGGGCCGGGGGTAGGCGTGGTAATTGATGGGTGCCCAGCCGGCTTACCTATCACGGAGGCCGAAATTCAGGCGGCCCTGGACCGCCGTCGACCGGGACAGAGCGACCTGACGACCCCCCGCAAGGAAGCCGACCGGGTAGAAATTCAATCGGGCATTTTCGGAGGCTTCACCACGGGCACGCCCATCAGCCTGCTTATCCGCAACCAGGACCAGCACAGCCACGATTACTCCCACATAGAGCATGCCTACCGCCCCTCGCACGCCGACTATACCTACGACCAGAAGTACGGCCGGCGCGACTACCGGGGCGGTGGCCGCAGCTCGGCCCGCGAAACGGCCGCGCGCGTAGCCGCTGGGGCAGTAGCCCAGAAACTGCTGGACCAGCACGGCATTCAGGTGCAGAGCTACGTGTCGCAGGTAGGGGCCGTAGCCGTACCGATGGGCTATGAGCAGCTTGATTTAAGCCTGATTGACAGCAACCCCGTGCGCTGCCCTCACCCCGAAACGGCTGAGCGCATGGCCGACCTGATCCGCCAGACCCGCGACCGGCACGACACGGTAGGTGGCCTGGTAACGGCGGTAGTGCGCGGCGTGCCCGCCGGCCTCGGCGAGCCGGTGTTCGATAAGCTGCACAGCGAGCTGGGCCGGGCCATGCTCAGCATTAACGCCGTGAAAGGGTTCGAGTACGGTTCGGGCTTCGCGGGCGTCCTGCTCTTCGGCTCCGAGCACAACGATCCGTTTTATACTGATGAAGCCGGCCAGGTGCGCACCCGCACCAACCACAGCGGCGGTATCCAGGGCGGCATCAGCAACGGTCAGGACATTTACTTCCGCGTGGCATTCAAGCCCGTAGCTACTATTTTGCAAAGCCAGGCCACCATCAATGACCAGGGCCAGGAAATAACTCTGGCTGGTCGGGGCCGCCACGACCCGTGCGTGCTGCCCCGCGCCGTACCCATCGTGGATGCCATGACCAGCCTCGTGCTGGCCGATATGCTGCTGCGCGCCCGCGCGAACCGGGTGTAA
- a CDS encoding HTTM domain-containing protein: MATRFTQALFRRVDIAWLVYFRLGAGILLALEHAGGLVIGRVHNYTQPRFHFRYLGWEWLPTLPPAGIYAVYALVAIAGVAVAAGWHYRLMAGLLSLGYTALLLLEETEYINHFYLYALVAALLALLPAHRAASADVRAGRVAPASTAPAWTRLILLFQIGLVYLFAALAKLNLDWLAARPLTIWLAAKAHYPLIGPALASPAAAWFMSYAGLAFDALVVPFLLMRRTRPWAFGVATLFHLSNVVVFGLGVPSPGFRC, from the coding sequence ATGGCTACACGGTTTACGCAAGCGCTGTTTCGTCGGGTTGATATTGCCTGGCTGGTGTACTTCCGGCTGGGCGCGGGCATTCTGCTGGCCCTGGAACACGCTGGTGGCCTGGTTATCGGGCGGGTGCACAACTATACCCAGCCTCGGTTTCATTTCCGCTACCTGGGGTGGGAATGGCTGCCGACCCTGCCCCCGGCCGGCATTTACGCCGTGTACGCCTTGGTAGCCATAGCGGGGGTAGCTGTGGCGGCCGGCTGGCATTACCGCCTCATGGCCGGGCTCCTGAGCTTGGGCTACACGGCCCTACTGCTACTGGAAGAAACTGAATACATCAACCATTTCTACCTCTATGCCCTGGTAGCGGCCCTGCTTGCCCTGCTGCCCGCGCACCGCGCCGCCTCGGCCGATGTGCGGGCGGGCCGGGTGGCCCCGGCCTCTACTGCACCCGCGTGGACGCGCCTGATTCTGCTGTTTCAGATTGGCCTCGTGTACCTGTTCGCGGCCCTGGCTAAACTAAACCTCGACTGGTTGGCGGCCCGGCCGCTTACCATCTGGCTGGCGGCGAAGGCTCACTACCCTCTCATTGGCCCCGCACTGGCTTCTCCAGCTGCGGCCTGGTTTATGAGCTACGCGGGTTTGGCCTTCGATGCGCTGGTGGTGCCTTTCTTGCTGATGCGCCGCACCCGTCCCTGGGCCTTCGGGGTGGCGACGCTGTTTCACCTGAGTAATGTGGTGGTGTTCGGGCTGGGTGTACCTTCCCCTGGTTTTCGCTGCTGA
- a CDS encoding sodium:proton antiporter: protein MASPTPPAWPLLLPFFSLLGLIATGPLLFPKFWEKWYAHIAVGLGLLMLGYYGLVRHDWHMATETLAEYFSFVVLLTALFVVGGTMYLNINVPGTPGRNVALLAVGAVLASIVGTTGASLMLIRPFIRLNDKRIKPYHIIFFIFTVSNAGGMLTPLGDPPLFIGYLRGVPFFWTTWHLLAPWLLANSLLLLLFWLLDRRTAYPAPLSRSEQRRADSQKGLPLYDFNGRYNLLWLVLILGAVFLDPARLPWLPSLPIAGLNVSFVREAIQLLAAWGCYRTASPKALAANHFHFEPILEVAFLFFGIFLTMMPALQTAAHVAADPAISSRLTPGVLYWITGVLSAFLDNAPTYASFLGLSLAGHQLDFAQASAVQQFATDAATLPLLRAISSGAVLFGALTYIGNGPNFLVRSIAEKEGVPMPSFFGYIGRYALPYLLPILVIVSGWLLWM, encoded by the coding sequence ATGGCCTCTCCTACCCCCCCGGCGTGGCCGCTACTGCTACCCTTTTTTAGCCTGCTGGGACTGATTGCCACCGGGCCGCTGCTGTTCCCGAAGTTTTGGGAGAAGTGGTACGCGCACATTGCCGTGGGCCTTGGGCTGCTGATGCTGGGCTACTACGGCCTGGTCCGCCACGACTGGCACATGGCCACAGAAACCCTGGCCGAATACTTTTCCTTTGTGGTGCTCCTTACGGCGCTGTTTGTGGTGGGCGGCACGATGTACCTGAATATTAACGTGCCGGGCACGCCGGGCCGCAACGTGGCGCTGCTGGCCGTGGGCGCGGTGCTGGCTTCTATTGTGGGCACTACGGGCGCCTCTCTGATGCTGATTCGGCCTTTTATCCGCCTCAATGATAAGCGCATCAAGCCCTATCACATCATCTTTTTTATCTTCACTGTAAGCAACGCCGGCGGCATGCTCACGCCTCTCGGCGACCCGCCGCTGTTCATCGGCTATTTGCGCGGGGTGCCCTTTTTCTGGACGACCTGGCACCTGCTGGCGCCCTGGCTGCTGGCTAATAGCTTGCTGCTGCTGCTGTTCTGGCTCCTGGACCGCCGCACGGCCTACCCCGCTCCTCTCTCCCGCAGCGAGCAGCGGCGCGCCGACTCGCAGAAAGGCCTACCTCTCTACGATTTTAATGGCCGCTACAATCTGCTGTGGCTGGTGCTGATACTGGGTGCGGTGTTTCTGGACCCGGCCCGCCTGCCCTGGCTGCCTTCCTTGCCCATAGCCGGGCTGAACGTTTCATTTGTACGCGAGGCCATTCAGCTGCTGGCGGCCTGGGGGTGCTACCGCACGGCCAGCCCCAAGGCTCTGGCGGCTAACCATTTTCACTTCGAGCCTATTCTGGAGGTAGCGTTTCTGTTCTTCGGCATCTTCCTGACCATGATGCCGGCCCTGCAAACTGCCGCCCACGTAGCCGCCGATCCGGCCATATCCTCCCGCCTCACACCCGGCGTGCTTTACTGGATTACCGGCGTGCTTTCGGCTTTCCTCGACAACGCGCCTACCTACGCCTCCTTCCTGGGGCTGAGTCTGGCCGGTCATCAGCTGGATTTTGCTCAGGCCAGCGCGGTGCAGCAGTTTGCCACAGATGCTGCTACCCTGCCGCTGCTGCGGGCTATTTCCAGCGGAGCGGTACTGTTCGGGGCGCTTACCTACATCGGCAACGGACCCAATTTTCTGGTGCGCTCCATTGCCGAGAAGGAAGGTGTGCCCATGCCCAGCTTCTTTGGCTACATCGGGCGCTACGCCCTGCCCTACCTGCTCCCGATTCTAGTGATTGTGAGTGGGTGGCTGCTGTGGATGTAG
- a CDS encoding NifU family protein, whose amino-acid sequence MAEQLTAPAAPVSIYAEASPNPESMKFVLNTQLLTEGVSVDYPNLEAAANSPLAQELFNFDYVGRVFIAQNFVTITKTTEHQWAQLIPELRTFLKSYVEAGGPIFTVDPAAEQRAAQQAAATGDASEADQQTSQKIIDLLDNYVRPAVEQDGGNITFKSYHEGIVTVNLQGSCSGCPSATVTLKSGIENLLKRMVPEVKEVVAEGVTASF is encoded by the coding sequence ATGGCTGAACAACTCACTGCCCCCGCTGCGCCGGTTTCCATTTACGCCGAAGCCAGCCCCAACCCCGAATCCATGAAGTTCGTGCTCAACACCCAGCTCCTGACGGAAGGGGTGAGCGTGGACTATCCTAACCTGGAAGCCGCCGCCAACTCGCCGCTGGCTCAGGAGCTGTTTAACTTCGATTATGTGGGCCGTGTGTTCATCGCCCAGAACTTCGTGACCATCACCAAAACCACGGAGCACCAGTGGGCCCAGCTGATTCCCGAACTGCGCACCTTCCTGAAGTCGTACGTGGAAGCCGGCGGCCCCATCTTCACCGTGGACCCCGCCGCTGAGCAGCGTGCCGCCCAGCAGGCCGCCGCTACCGGCGACGCCTCGGAGGCCGATCAGCAGACCAGCCAAAAAATCATCGACCTGCTCGATAACTACGTGCGCCCCGCCGTGGAGCAGGATGGTGGCAACATCACCTTCAAAAGCTACCACGAGGGCATCGTGACGGTAAACCTGCAGGGCTCGTGCTCCGGCTGCCCCTCGGCCACCGTTACCCTGAAGTCGGGCATTGAAAACCTGCTCAAGCGCATGGTTCCCGAAGTAAAAGAGGTTGTAGCTGAAGGCGTAACCGCCAGCTTCTAA
- the secDF gene encoding protein translocase subunit SecDF gives MRNKGLIITLTLLVSALCIYFLSLTLVSRGVQKDAASYASRGGQLNEKARQHYLDSVWRAPVFGPLTYKDVRQSELGLGLDLNGGMHVTLEVSPVEIVRAMSGNSKDAAFNKAIEQAQELRKTNPSTPFTTLFAQAFRDVAPNDKLARVFANTTNKSRGIDINSTNEKVIGEINKEVDEAIDRSFNILRSRIDKFGTSQPSIQRVKGTGRIQIELPGVDNPDRVRKLVQGQAKLEFWEVWRQDEFAPYLNQLNQVLSAKETAAATTAAATPATNDTTATAAAATGDSTSLASQLAKKNTATAKADSAAPQKNVLGSLFTMPGTLGANIRDTARVNAVLRSPDTRAVLPSNLTFMWGVKPDVIDGQEYLQLYAIRKSRDVEAPIGGEVISDARGDFDQMSGRAEVSMQMNPGGARKWQRLTAANIGRQVAIVLDDNVYSAPVVQAEIAGGNSSISGNFTIEEAQDLANILKAGKLPAPTRIVEEAIVGPSLGKEATNQGLYSTLGGLGIIMVFMAIYYGRAGLVADAVLLFNLFLIMGVLAQLSFALTLPGIAGLLLVIAASVDANVLIFERIREELDHGLSPTDAINKGYSRATSAIFDSNVTQLIIALILGFFGTGPVQNFAITLGIGVFTSFLSAVYVSRLIIERMVKNGNTKLSFSTALSHNLFKGINLDIVGKRKIAYVASTVFIIIGFVLMYLQGGPNLGVDFRGGREYIVSFNQPIVASDVRDLLTNDYFGGAGTEVKTFGSESRLRITTGYLAADESADADNQVEAAMFKGLNSKYSALNPTKVSSSKVGATIADDIKRTSVLSLGLTLLAIFVYVLFRFEKWQYSMAAVVALFHDALLVIACFPIARAFGLNYEMDQVFVAAILTTIGFSMNDTIVIYDRIREYLRENKHLTFAQVVNPALNSTFSRTMITFTTVFLVMLVLYIFGGETLRSFSFAMILGIIFGTYSSLYIAAPLILDTYGRKEKERLNTATDADAPKLSTAQV, from the coding sequence ATGCGTAATAAAGGACTCATCATTACGCTGACGCTTCTTGTGTCGGCGTTGTGCATCTACTTCCTCTCGCTGACCCTGGTGTCGCGCGGGGTGCAGAAGGATGCGGCAAGCTACGCCTCCCGTGGCGGCCAACTCAACGAAAAAGCCCGGCAGCACTACCTCGACTCGGTGTGGCGGGCCCCCGTGTTCGGACCGCTGACCTACAAGGATGTGCGTCAGTCGGAGCTGGGCTTGGGCCTGGATTTGAACGGCGGTATGCACGTAACCCTGGAGGTTTCGCCAGTGGAAATTGTGCGCGCCATGAGCGGCAACTCCAAAGATGCAGCCTTCAATAAAGCCATTGAGCAGGCGCAGGAGCTGCGGAAAACCAACCCTTCCACGCCGTTCACCACCCTGTTTGCCCAGGCGTTCCGCGACGTAGCCCCCAACGACAAGCTGGCCCGGGTATTTGCCAACACCACCAACAAAAGCCGGGGCATCGATATCAACTCGACCAATGAGAAGGTAATCGGGGAAATCAACAAGGAAGTGGACGAAGCTATTGACCGCTCCTTCAACATCCTGCGCAGCCGCATCGACAAGTTCGGGACCAGCCAGCCCAGCATTCAGCGGGTGAAAGGCACGGGCCGCATTCAGATTGAGCTGCCCGGCGTAGATAACCCCGACCGGGTACGCAAGCTGGTGCAGGGTCAGGCCAAGCTGGAGTTCTGGGAAGTATGGCGCCAAGATGAATTCGCGCCCTACCTCAACCAGCTCAACCAGGTGCTGAGCGCCAAGGAAACGGCCGCTGCCACCACGGCTGCCGCTACCCCCGCCACCAACGATACCACGGCTACGGCCGCTGCCGCCACCGGCGACTCTACTTCCCTAGCCAGCCAGCTGGCCAAGAAAAACACCGCTACGGCCAAAGCCGACTCGGCCGCGCCCCAGAAAAACGTACTGGGTAGCCTGTTCACCATGCCCGGCACGCTGGGCGCCAACATCCGCGACACGGCCCGAGTAAACGCCGTGCTGCGTAGCCCCGACACGCGTGCCGTACTGCCTTCCAACCTCACCTTTATGTGGGGCGTGAAGCCCGACGTGATTGACGGCCAGGAATACCTGCAGCTCTACGCCATCCGCAAGAGCCGCGACGTAGAAGCTCCGATTGGTGGCGAAGTAATCAGCGACGCCCGCGGCGACTTCGACCAGATGAGCGGCCGTGCTGAGGTTTCGATGCAGATGAACCCCGGCGGTGCCCGCAAGTGGCAGCGCCTGACGGCGGCCAACATTGGCCGTCAGGTAGCCATTGTGCTTGATGATAACGTGTACTCGGCACCGGTGGTGCAGGCCGAAATTGCCGGTGGCAACTCCAGCATCTCGGGCAACTTCACCATTGAAGAGGCGCAGGACCTGGCCAACATCTTGAAGGCTGGTAAGCTGCCCGCTCCTACCCGCATCGTGGAGGAAGCCATTGTAGGTCCTTCGCTGGGTAAGGAAGCCACCAACCAAGGTCTGTACTCCACCCTGGGCGGCCTGGGTATCATTATGGTGTTCATGGCCATCTACTACGGCCGCGCCGGCCTCGTAGCCGACGCCGTGCTGCTGTTCAACCTGTTCCTGATTATGGGTGTACTGGCCCAGCTGTCCTTCGCGCTTACCCTGCCGGGTATTGCGGGCCTGCTGCTGGTAATTGCCGCCTCCGTGGATGCCAACGTACTGATCTTCGAACGAATCCGGGAGGAGCTGGACCACGGCCTCTCGCCGACGGACGCCATCAACAAAGGCTACTCGCGCGCTACTTCGGCTATCTTTGACTCCAACGTAACCCAGCTGATTATCGCCCTGATTCTGGGCTTCTTCGGCACGGGTCCGGTGCAGAACTTCGCCATTACCCTGGGTATTGGCGTGTTTACCTCGTTCCTGTCGGCGGTGTACGTATCACGCCTCATCATTGAGCGCATGGTGAAGAACGGCAACACCAAGCTGAGCTTCAGCACCGCACTTTCGCACAACCTGTTCAAAGGCATCAACCTCGACATCGTAGGCAAGCGCAAAATCGCTTACGTGGCTTCTACGGTGTTCATTATCATCGGCTTCGTGCTGATGTACCTGCAGGGCGGCCCGAACCTGGGCGTTGACTTCCGCGGGGGCCGCGAGTACATCGTGAGCTTCAACCAGCCGATTGTGGCTTCCGACGTGCGCGACCTGCTCACGAACGACTACTTCGGTGGGGCTGGCACGGAGGTGAAAACCTTTGGCTCGGAAAGCCGCCTGCGCATCACGACCGGCTACCTGGCCGCCGATGAAAGCGCCGATGCTGACAATCAAGTAGAAGCCGCCATGTTCAAGGGCCTGAACAGCAAGTACAGCGCTCTAAACCCCACGAAGGTTAGCTCCTCGAAGGTAGGCGCTACCATTGCCGACGACATCAAGCGGACCTCGGTGCTGAGCCTGGGCCTGACCCTGCTGGCCATTTTCGTGTACGTACTCTTCCGCTTCGAGAAGTGGCAGTACTCGATGGCAGCGGTGGTAGCTCTGTTCCACGATGCGCTGCTGGTTATTGCCTGCTTCCCGATTGCGCGGGCCTTCGGCCTGAACTACGAGATGGACCAAGTGTTCGTGGCCGCCATCCTGACGACCATCGGTTTCTCGATGAACGATACCATCGTTATCTACGACCGAATCAGGGAATACCTGCGCGAGAACAAGCACCTCACCTTTGCCCAGGTAGTTAACCCGGCCCTGAACAGCACGTTCTCCCGTACCATGATTACGTTCACCACGGTATTCCTGGTAATGCTGGTGCTCTACATCTTCGGGGGTGAAACGCTCCGCTCGTTCTCCTTCGCCATGATTCTGGGTATCATCTTCGGTACGTACTCGTCGCTGTACATTGCCGCGCCGCTGATTCTGGACACCTACGGCCGCAAGGAAAAAGAGCGTCTGAACACTGCTACCGACGCCGACGCTCCCAAGCTGAGCACGGCCCAAGTGTAA